In Amycolatopsis methanolica 239, a single genomic region encodes these proteins:
- a CDS encoding substrate-binding domain-containing protein has product MLGVLVVLGGAGWIAADVVRDQGGCDRPAVVRVAAAPGVAPAVAQVARRVAQTECAAFEVNAVDSAAVAQSLALPGGEIRPDVWIPESTLQLRRAKGVGASGIAGGISIASSPVVFALTEEAAAGLGWPGRAPSWSDVLGAPGLALGVPDPGRDPAGLSALIGIRAAVAAADTHAAALRRLSPNAVPTTDDLFARLADRTLAGFPVSENALLRYNVRNGVAGTQSGLVATYQAEAPALDYPFAVLGGAGEAQRTAAGALLSALLGLEGSNALANAGFRTPDGRYLRDGAAQNVSDRTQPSPAVPTDADVDALLGQWARINSSSRARVLIDVSGSMDVEVPGTGQTRMQLTTDAAARALSLFKPTSEGSVWEFATRLDGDRDYREVLPMRPVSDHLASGAAERLRAIQATPDGDTGLYDTVLAAYQLASAEWQAGRLNLVIVLTDGRNDDADGISRDALVAELAKLADPARPVAIIGIGIGPDVDVAELAAITTPTGGQTFVAPDPARITDVFYGALARLTGA; this is encoded by the coding sequence GTGCTCGGCGTCCTCGTGGTGCTGGGCGGAGCCGGCTGGATCGCCGCGGACGTGGTGCGTGACCAGGGCGGCTGCGACCGGCCCGCGGTGGTGCGGGTCGCCGCGGCGCCCGGGGTGGCCCCGGCGGTCGCGCAGGTCGCCCGCCGGGTGGCGCAGACCGAGTGCGCGGCCTTCGAGGTCAACGCCGTCGACTCGGCGGCGGTCGCGCAGTCGCTGGCCCTGCCCGGCGGCGAGATCCGCCCGGACGTGTGGATCCCGGAGTCGACGCTGCAGCTGCGGCGGGCGAAGGGTGTGGGCGCGAGCGGGATCGCGGGCGGCATCAGCATCGCCAGTTCGCCGGTCGTGTTCGCGCTGACCGAGGAGGCCGCGGCCGGCCTCGGCTGGCCGGGCCGCGCGCCGTCCTGGTCGGACGTGCTCGGCGCGCCCGGCCTGGCGCTCGGCGTGCCCGATCCGGGGCGGGACCCGGCGGGCCTGTCCGCGCTGATCGGCATCCGGGCCGCGGTGGCCGCCGCCGACACCCACGCCGCGGCGCTGCGCCGGCTGTCGCCGAACGCGGTGCCCACCACCGACGACCTGTTCGCGCGGCTGGCCGACCGGACGCTCGCCGGGTTCCCGGTGTCGGAGAACGCCTTGCTGCGCTACAACGTGCGCAACGGCGTCGCGGGCACCCAGAGCGGGCTCGTCGCGACCTACCAGGCGGAGGCGCCCGCGCTGGACTACCCGTTCGCCGTGCTCGGCGGCGCCGGGGAGGCGCAGCGCACGGCCGCCGGGGCGTTGCTGTCCGCGCTGCTGGGCCTGGAGGGGTCGAACGCGCTGGCCAACGCGGGGTTCCGCACGCCGGATGGCCGCTACCTGCGGGACGGCGCGGCGCAGAACGTCAGCGACCGGACCCAGCCCTCGCCCGCGGTGCCGACCGACGCCGACGTGGACGCGCTGCTCGGGCAGTGGGCGCGGATCAACTCCAGCTCGCGGGCGCGGGTGCTGATCGACGTGTCGGGGTCGATGGACGTCGAGGTGCCGGGCACCGGGCAGACCCGCATGCAGCTGACCACCGACGCGGCCGCGCGGGCGTTGTCGCTGTTCAAGCCGACGTCGGAGGGCAGCGTGTGGGAGTTCGCCACGCGCCTGGACGGCGACCGCGACTACCGCGAGGTGCTGCCGATGCGGCCGGTGAGCGACCACCTGGCGTCCGGGGCGGCGGAGCGGTTGCGGGCTATCCAGGCCACGCCGGACGGGGACACCGGGCTGTACGACACGGTGCTGGCCGCGTACCAGCTGGCGTCGGCGGAGTGGCAGGCGGGGCGGCTCAACCTGGTGATCGTGCTGACCGACGGGCGCAACGACGACGCGGACGGCATCAGCAGGGACGCGCTGGTCGCGGAGCTGGCGAAGCTCGCCGACCCGGCCAGGCCGGTGGCGATCATCGGCATCGGGATCGGCCCGGACGTGGACGTGGCCGAGCTGGCGGCGATCACCACGCCCACCGGCGGGCAGACGTTCGTCGCGCCCGATCCGGCGCGGATCACCGACGTGTTCTACGGCGCGCTGGCCCGGCTCACCGGCGCCTGA
- a CDS encoding cupin domain-containing protein, with the protein MHEILAQEGYTSVSVDEAPVRELFPGGRHRPLWTGPSGAHADLLEMDAGASWPHRDVHEPGPEEVYVVAGTFHDSARAYPARTFLHAPAGTWHVPSTDTGCTLFLFYPEG; encoded by the coding sequence ATGCACGAAATCCTCGCCCAGGAGGGCTACACCTCGGTGTCCGTCGACGAAGCCCCGGTCCGCGAACTGTTCCCCGGCGGCCGGCACCGTCCGTTGTGGACGGGGCCGAGCGGGGCGCACGCCGACCTGCTGGAGATGGACGCGGGCGCGTCCTGGCCGCACCGCGACGTGCACGAGCCCGGTCCCGAGGAGGTCTACGTCGTGGCGGGCACGTTCCACGACAGCGCCCGCGCCTACCCGGCGAGGACGTTCCTGCACGCCCCCGCCGGCACCTGGCACGTGCCCTCGACCGACACGGGCTGCACCCTGTTCCTGTTCTACCCGGAGGGCTAG
- a CDS encoding DUF4097 family beta strand repeat-containing protein, whose amino-acid sequence MTDPELVRTQTFALPGPLELDIAVSMGKVEVKLGAEEPEATVEIRHDPDAQQPWTQGISSLLSWVSERFGDQLGTDLSGTPADAVQQTRLEQTGNRLTVHAPKALPLRNIPLAVTVIAPAGTAVEVRAGSANVTVTGSAGRVDVSTGTGEIRMDRSEGAATVRSGSGAIRLGPTLAGLHLRTGSGDVEVASLAGSATLATGTGDVWLGTVSGSVLARSGSGDVSVAEAASGNLELVTGSGDIRVGIRPGVAAEVDLTASAGKVSSELDVALDRPDGEIPLNLRARTGSGTAVVTRAAQ is encoded by the coding sequence ATGACCGATCCGGAGCTCGTGCGCACGCAGACGTTCGCCCTGCCGGGGCCGCTGGAGCTGGACATCGCCGTGTCGATGGGGAAGGTCGAGGTGAAGCTGGGCGCCGAGGAGCCCGAGGCGACGGTAGAGATCCGGCACGACCCGGACGCGCAGCAGCCGTGGACGCAGGGCATCTCCAGCCTGCTGAGCTGGGTCAGCGAGCGGTTCGGCGACCAGCTGGGCACCGACCTGAGCGGCACGCCCGCGGACGCGGTGCAGCAGACGCGGCTGGAACAGACCGGCAACCGGCTGACGGTGCACGCGCCGAAGGCGTTGCCACTGCGGAACATCCCGCTCGCCGTCACGGTGATCGCGCCCGCCGGCACCGCCGTGGAGGTGCGGGCCGGGTCGGCGAACGTGACGGTGACCGGGTCGGCCGGGCGGGTGGACGTCTCCACCGGGACCGGCGAGATCAGGATGGACCGGTCGGAGGGCGCGGCGACGGTGCGCAGCGGCTCCGGCGCGATCCGACTCGGCCCGACGCTGGCGGGACTGCACCTGCGCACCGGCAGCGGCGACGTCGAGGTGGCGTCGCTGGCCGGGTCGGCGACGCTGGCCACCGGCACCGGCGACGTGTGGCTGGGCACCGTGTCCGGGTCGGTGCTGGCCCGCAGCGGCAGCGGCGACGTGTCGGTCGCCGAGGCGGCGAGCGGGAACCTCGAGCTGGTCACCGGTTCCGGCGACATCCGGGTCGGGATCCGGCCGGGCGTGGCCGCGGAGGTCGACCTGACCGCGAGCGCAGGCAAGGTGTCGAGCGAGCTGGACGTGGCGCTGGACCGGCCCGACGGCGAGATCCCGCTGAACCTGCGGGCCCGCACGGGATCCGGCACCGCCGTGGTGACCCGCGCGGCGCAGTAG
- a CDS encoding Nramp family divalent metal transporter produces MALTEQLGPRLKRVRSGSLLLGPAFVAAIAYVDPGNVASNISAGAQFGYLLVWVIVAANLMAGLVQYLSAKLGLVTGLSLPENLRERMPRAARLGYWAQAETVAIATDLAEVVGGAIALYLLFDLPLLVGGVITGVVSMVLLLVQDKHGQRPFERVVTGLLGVIAVGFLASVFVEPPSAADAAAGLVPRFAGTESVLIAAAMLGATVMPHAVYLHSGLARDRHGKVEAARRSRLLRITRFDVGLAMLLAGAVNLSMVLLAATNLQGQDGVNSIEGAHAAVGNTLGPAVALLFAIGLLASGLASTSVGAYAGAMIMQGLLRKRIPLLLRRLITLLPAIVVLAIGVDPSRALVVSQVVLSFGIPFALVPLVRLTSDRELMGSAANHRATTTLAWVIAAVIITLNVALIYLTFAG; encoded by the coding sequence ATGGCGCTGACGGAACAGCTCGGACCACGGCTCAAGCGGGTGCGCTCCGGTTCCCTGCTGCTCGGGCCCGCGTTCGTCGCCGCGATCGCCTACGTCGACCCGGGCAACGTCGCCTCCAACATCAGCGCCGGGGCCCAGTTCGGCTACCTGCTGGTGTGGGTGATCGTGGCCGCCAACCTGATGGCCGGGCTGGTCCAGTACCTGTCGGCGAAGCTGGGCCTGGTCACCGGCCTGTCCCTGCCGGAGAACCTGCGCGAGCGGATGCCGCGGGCCGCGCGCCTCGGCTACTGGGCGCAGGCCGAGACGGTCGCGATCGCGACCGACCTGGCCGAGGTCGTCGGCGGCGCGATCGCCCTGTACCTGCTGTTCGACCTGCCTCTGCTGGTCGGCGGCGTGATCACCGGCGTGGTGTCGATGGTCCTGCTGCTGGTCCAGGACAAGCATGGCCAGCGGCCGTTCGAGCGGGTCGTCACCGGCCTGCTCGGCGTCATCGCGGTCGGGTTCCTGGCCAGCGTGTTCGTAGAACCGCCGTCCGCGGCGGACGCGGCGGCCGGGCTGGTCCCGCGGTTCGCCGGCACCGAAAGCGTGCTGATCGCCGCCGCCATGCTCGGTGCCACCGTCATGCCGCACGCCGTCTACCTGCACTCCGGGCTCGCCCGCGACCGGCACGGCAAGGTCGAGGCCGCCCGCCGGTCGCGCCTGCTGCGGATCACCCGCTTCGACGTCGGCCTGGCGATGCTGCTGGCCGGTGCGGTGAACCTGTCGATGGTGCTGCTGGCCGCCACGAACCTGCAGGGCCAGGATGGTGTCAACTCGATCGAAGGCGCGCACGCCGCGGTGGGGAACACGCTCGGACCGGCCGTCGCGCTGCTGTTCGCGATCGGGCTGCTGGCCTCCGGCCTGGCCTCGACGTCGGTGGGCGCCTACGCCGGCGCGATGATCATGCAGGGCCTGCTGCGCAAGCGGATCCCGCTGCTGCTGCGGCGGCTGATCACGCTGCTGCCCGCGATCGTGGTGCTCGCGATCGGCGTGGACCCCAGCCGGGCGCTGGTGGTGTCCCAGGTGGTGCTGTCCTTCGGCATCCCGTTCGCGCTGGTGCCGCTGGTGCGGCTGACCAGCGACCGCGAGCTGATGGGGTCCGCCGCGAACCACCGCGCCACCACGACGCTGGCGTGGGTGATCGCTGCCGTCATCATCACCCTCAACGTGGCGCTGATCTACCTCACCTTCGCGGGCTGA
- a CDS encoding ribonuclease J: MNLAGPGPTNTPPALPDGGLRAVALGGIGEVGRNMTVFEYDGRLVIVDCGVLFPEDEQPGVDLILPDFRAIEDRLSDIEALVLTHGHEDHIGAVPFLLRLRPDLPVYGSRFTLALLEAKCKEHRQRPKLIEVTESERRTVGPFELEFFAVNHSIPDALAVALHTPAGVVLHTGDIKLDQLPLDNRLTDLAGFSRLGDEGVDLLCIDSTNAEVPGFVTPERDIGPVLDDVIGHVTQRVIVACFASHVHRVQQVLDAAVKHGRRVAFVGRSMVRNMGIAADLGLLNIPEGLLINLDEAVNLPESRVLFVSTGSQGEPLSALSRMARGEHRQISIRAGDTVVLASSLIPGNETAVFGVVNGLVRLGANVVHQGNAKVHVSGHASAGELLFLYNAIRPSNVMPVHGEWRHLRANGALAIRTGVAPENVVLAENGVVVDLVDGRARATGRVEVGHVYVDGLSVGDVGESTLSDRLVLGEGGFIAINVAVDSTTGRAVSTPTVSGRGFSDDPKALDAVVPLVEMELSRTEAEGITDSHRIAQAVRRVVGRWVAETYRRRPMIVPTVIPVTYGQADPTA, from the coding sequence GTGAACCTGGCAGGACCCGGACCGACCAACACCCCACCCGCACTGCCCGACGGCGGCCTGCGCGCGGTCGCCCTCGGCGGCATCGGGGAAGTCGGCCGGAACATGACCGTCTTCGAGTACGACGGCCGTCTCGTGATCGTCGACTGCGGGGTGCTCTTCCCCGAGGACGAGCAGCCCGGCGTCGACCTGATCCTGCCCGACTTCCGGGCGATCGAGGACCGGCTGTCCGACATCGAGGCTCTCGTGCTCACGCACGGCCACGAGGACCATATCGGCGCCGTGCCGTTCCTGCTGCGCCTCCGGCCGGACCTGCCGGTCTACGGCTCACGGTTCACGCTCGCGCTGCTGGAGGCCAAGTGCAAGGAGCACCGGCAGCGGCCGAAGCTGATCGAGGTGACCGAGTCCGAGCGGCGCACGGTGGGCCCGTTCGAGCTGGAGTTCTTCGCGGTCAACCACTCGATCCCGGACGCGCTCGCGGTCGCGCTGCACACCCCGGCCGGCGTGGTGCTGCACACCGGTGACATCAAGCTCGACCAGCTGCCGCTGGACAACCGCCTGACCGACCTGGCCGGGTTCTCCCGCCTCGGCGACGAGGGCGTCGACCTGCTGTGCATCGACTCGACCAACGCCGAGGTGCCCGGGTTCGTCACGCCGGAGCGGGACATCGGGCCGGTGCTCGACGACGTCATCGGGCACGTCACCCAGCGGGTGATCGTGGCCTGCTTCGCCAGTCACGTGCACCGCGTGCAGCAGGTGCTCGACGCGGCGGTCAAGCACGGCCGCCGGGTCGCGTTCGTGGGCCGCTCGATGGTCCGCAACATGGGGATCGCCGCGGACCTCGGCCTGCTGAACATCCCCGAGGGCCTGCTGATCAACCTGGACGAGGCCGTCAACCTGCCCGAGAGCCGGGTGCTGTTCGTGTCCACCGGATCGCAGGGCGAGCCGTTGTCGGCGCTGTCCCGGATGGCGCGCGGCGAACACCGGCAGATCTCGATCCGGGCCGGGGACACCGTGGTGCTGGCCAGCTCGCTGATCCCGGGCAACGAGACCGCGGTGTTCGGCGTGGTCAACGGCCTGGTCCGGCTCGGCGCGAACGTGGTGCACCAGGGCAACGCGAAGGTGCACGTGTCCGGTCACGCGTCGGCGGGGGAGCTGCTGTTCCTCTACAACGCGATCCGGCCGAGCAACGTCATGCCAGTGCACGGCGAGTGGCGGCACCTGCGGGCCAACGGCGCGCTGGCGATCCGCACCGGCGTGGCGCCGGAGAACGTGGTGCTGGCCGAGAACGGCGTGGTGGTCGACCTGGTGGACGGCCGGGCGCGCGCGACCGGCCGGGTCGAGGTCGGCCACGTCTACGTGGACGGCCTGTCGGTCGGCGACGTCGGCGAGTCGACCCTCTCCGACCGGCTGGTGCTGGGCGAGGGCGGGTTCATCGCGATCAACGTCGCGGTCGACTCGACCACCGGCCGCGCGGTGAGCACCCCGACGGTGTCCGGGCGCGGGTTCTCCGACGACCCGAAAGCGCTCGATGCGGTGGTTCCGCTCGTCGAGATGGAGCTGTCCCGCACCGAGGCGGAGGGCATCACCGACAGCCACCGGATCGCCCAGGCCGTGCGCCGTGTCGTGGGCCGATGGGTCGCCGAGACCTACCGGCGCCGCCCGATGATCGTGCCGACGGTCATCCCGGTGACGTACGGACAGGCCGATCCGACAGCGTAG
- a CDS encoding ACT domain-containing protein, producing the protein MKRLAIDVQPGEYAVARLDPGAPVPGLDAPDGLVSVTRTPAETSVICPAGLAPEGARVESGWRLLTVRGPLAFTLTGIIAALASELASAGVGLFTLSTFDTDHVLVKEGDLARAVQALRAAGHEVAE; encoded by the coding sequence GTGAAACGGCTCGCCATCGACGTTCAGCCGGGCGAGTACGCGGTCGCGCGGCTGGATCCGGGTGCTCCCGTGCCCGGCCTGGACGCGCCGGACGGGCTGGTCTCGGTCACCCGCACGCCCGCGGAGACCTCGGTGATCTGCCCGGCCGGCCTGGCCCCGGAAGGCGCCCGGGTCGAGTCCGGCTGGCGGCTGCTGACCGTGCGCGGCCCGCTGGCGTTCACCCTCACCGGGATCATCGCCGCGCTGGCCAGCGAGCTGGCGTCCGCTGGGGTCGGCCTGTTCACGCTGTCCACGTTCGACACCGACCACGTGCTGGTGAAGGAAGGCGACCTGGCGCGCGCGGTGCAGGCGCTGCGCGCGGCCGGGCACGAGGTCGCGGAGTAG
- a CDS encoding serine/threonine-protein kinase, which yields MTEEQTQQTTPRPAGPRVVAGRYALLGELGRGGHGVVWRAQDQVIGRQVAIKELRLPDGAEDTVFTERVLREVRTAGRLNDPAIVTVFDVVTQDGATYIVMELVEAPTLGDLVRHHGALPPQQVASIGQQVLSALQAAHEAGIVHRDVKPGNIMVGANGRVKLTDFGIATAIDDPRLTSSGTIVGSPAFMAPERLDGREALPDSDLWSLGATLFLAVEGKSAFDRPTTAATMNAILTEVPYLTRVQGPLASAIMGLLVAKPEGRISAAQAAHLLGIAAQNTPPGGIATAVHNGQPPTRFAPAPSRTGRRGAWVTAGAVLGVVLLAGGFLAGQWWATEAEDPAMLPTMVYGEGGDLRFEPGSSYRCYNGRLEPGYRITSDNQVDCDKAHELELYDEQDSLGNASSGDDEAGFVAYPGADALRRYAESFCALSFHSGTIDAAERATLSYRALVPSRAEWDAVPEKAYDDPVRGIYCLVSKKGGGQLTEAVTRKVR from the coding sequence TTGACCGAAGAGCAGACCCAGCAGACCACGCCGCGCCCGGCCGGACCACGGGTGGTGGCCGGCCGCTACGCGCTCCTCGGTGAGCTGGGCCGGGGCGGGCACGGCGTCGTGTGGCGCGCGCAGGACCAGGTGATCGGCCGCCAGGTCGCGATCAAGGAACTGCGCCTGCCCGACGGCGCCGAGGACACCGTGTTCACCGAGCGGGTGCTGCGGGAGGTGCGCACCGCGGGGCGGCTGAACGACCCGGCCATCGTCACGGTCTTCGACGTGGTCACCCAGGACGGCGCGACCTACATCGTGATGGAGCTGGTCGAGGCGCCCACGCTGGGCGACCTGGTGCGCCACCACGGCGCGCTGCCGCCGCAGCAGGTGGCCTCGATCGGGCAGCAGGTGCTCTCCGCGCTGCAGGCCGCGCACGAGGCCGGCATCGTGCACCGCGACGTCAAGCCGGGCAACATCATGGTCGGCGCGAACGGGCGGGTGAAGCTCACCGACTTCGGCATCGCCACCGCGATCGACGACCCGCGGCTGACCTCGAGCGGCACGATCGTCGGCTCGCCCGCGTTCATGGCGCCGGAGCGGCTCGACGGGCGGGAGGCGCTGCCCGACTCCGACCTGTGGTCGCTGGGCGCGACGCTGTTCCTGGCCGTCGAGGGCAAGTCCGCGTTCGACCGCCCGACCACCGCCGCGACCATGAACGCCATCCTCACCGAGGTGCCCTACCTGACCCGGGTGCAGGGCCCGCTGGCCTCGGCGATCATGGGCCTGCTGGTGGCCAAGCCGGAGGGCCGGATCTCCGCGGCCCAGGCCGCGCACCTGCTTGGCATCGCCGCCCAGAACACCCCGCCCGGGGGCATCGCCACCGCCGTCCACAACGGACAGCCGCCCACCCGGTTCGCTCCGGCGCCGTCACGCACCGGCCGCCGCGGCGCGTGGGTGACCGCGGGCGCCGTCCTCGGCGTCGTGCTGCTGGCCGGCGGTTTCCTGGCCGGCCAGTGGTGGGCGACCGAGGCGGAGGACCCGGCGATGCTGCCGACCATGGTCTACGGCGAGGGTGGCGACCTGCGGTTCGAGCCGGGCAGCTCCTACCGGTGCTACAACGGCCGGCTCGAACCGGGCTACCGGATCACCTCCGACAACCAGGTCGACTGCGACAAGGCGCACGAGCTGGAGCTCTACGACGAGCAGGACAGCCTCGGCAACGCCAGCTCCGGGGACGACGAAGCCGGGTTCGTGGCGTACCCGGGCGCCGACGCGCTGCGCCGCTACGCCGAGTCCTTCTGCGCGCTGAGCTTCCACTCCGGAACGATCGACGCGGCCGAGCGTGCCACGCTCAGCTACCGCGCGCTCGTCCCGTCGCGGGCCGAGTGGGACGCCGTCCCGGAGAAGGCCTACGACGACCCGGTCCGCGGCATCTACTGCCTGGTGTCGAAGAAGGGCGGGGGTCAGCTCACCGAGGCGGTCACGCGGAAGGTCCGCTGA
- the dapA gene encoding 4-hydroxy-tetrahydrodipicolinate synthase: MSNPPSAAPGRPFGRVLTAMVTPFDADGAVDLKRAQELAEHLVELGNDGLVVNGTTGESPTTTDAEKAGLVRAVAEAVGDRATVIAGAGTYNTAHSVELVQQAEKAGAHGVLLVTPYYSRPSQAGLYAHFTTVADATGLPVMLYDIPPRSIVPIEVDTLRRLAEHPRILAVKDAKGDLLAGSEVIANTHLAYYSGDDALNLPWLSVGAAGVVSVIGHVVAGRIRAMIEAYEDGDTSTARTNHRGMLPVFRAMSRVGGVVFSKTALALRGHPVGGPRLPIVPATPEQVEAIATDLAQAGVPLAESPSPDWHSSRVAQADSAAAYVAPTTHTSVGTIHR; the protein is encoded by the coding sequence ATGTCCAACCCACCTTCGGCAGCGCCCGGGAGGCCCTTCGGGCGCGTGCTCACCGCGATGGTCACCCCCTTCGACGCGGACGGCGCAGTCGACCTGAAGCGGGCGCAGGAGCTCGCTGAGCACCTCGTGGAGCTGGGCAACGACGGCCTGGTCGTGAACGGCACCACCGGCGAGAGCCCGACCACGACCGACGCCGAGAAGGCCGGCCTGGTGCGCGCCGTTGCCGAGGCGGTCGGCGACCGCGCGACCGTGATCGCCGGCGCCGGGACCTACAACACCGCGCACAGCGTCGAACTGGTGCAGCAGGCCGAGAAGGCCGGCGCCCACGGCGTCCTGCTGGTCACGCCCTACTACTCGCGCCCGTCGCAGGCCGGCCTGTACGCGCACTTCACCACGGTCGCCGACGCGACCGGCCTGCCGGTGATGCTCTACGACATCCCGCCGCGCTCGATCGTGCCGATCGAGGTCGACACGCTGCGCCGCCTGGCCGAGCACCCCCGCATCCTGGCGGTCAAGGACGCCAAGGGCGACCTGCTGGCCGGCAGCGAGGTCATCGCCAACACCCACCTGGCCTACTACTCCGGCGACGACGCGCTGAACCTGCCGTGGCTGTCGGTGGGCGCGGCCGGTGTGGTGAGCGTGATCGGGCACGTGGTGGCCGGCCGGATCCGGGCCATGATCGAGGCCTACGAGGACGGCGACACCTCCACCGCCCGCACCAACCACCGCGGCATGCTGCCCGTCTTCCGGGCCATGTCGCGGGTCGGCGGGGTCGTGTTCTCCAAGACCGCGCTCGCGCTGCGCGGCCACCCGGTCGGCGGCCCGCGGCTGCCGATCGTGCCCGCCACCCCGGAGCAGGTCGAGGCGATCGCCACCGACCTCGCCCAGGCGGGGGTCCCCCTCGCGGAGTCCCCGTCGCCGGACTGGCACTCTTCCCGGGTGGCGCAGGCCGACTCAGCGGCGGCCTACGTCGCGCCGACCACTCACACCAGCGTAGGGACCATTCACAGGTGA
- a CDS encoding toxin-antitoxin system HicB family antitoxin: protein MDLTPYITSLREDLTATASAGDEQIRRAAALLSGALEPAVRLVLMNALADLAAEATAQLPDHVVEVRLDGRDVRVVVTGSAGERPRAERPGPPPPPPPPLVEGGDISRMTLRLVEKLKEQAEHAASSQGVSLNTFISQAVQGALHGSQSWHAEKQSGSRSESHLHGWVKG, encoded by the coding sequence ATGGACTTGACCCCGTACATCACCAGCCTCCGCGAGGACCTCACCGCGACGGCCTCGGCCGGGGACGAACAGATCCGCCGGGCGGCGGCGCTGCTGTCCGGCGCGCTGGAGCCCGCGGTCCGGCTCGTGCTGATGAACGCGCTGGCCGACCTCGCCGCCGAGGCGACCGCGCAGCTGCCCGACCACGTCGTCGAGGTGCGCCTGGACGGCCGGGACGTGCGGGTGGTGGTCACCGGTTCCGCCGGCGAGCGGCCACGGGCCGAGCGTCCCGGGCCGCCGCCTCCGCCACCGCCGCCGCTGGTGGAGGGTGGGGACATCTCGCGCATGACGCTGCGCCTGGTGGAGAAGCTCAAGGAGCAGGCCGAGCACGCCGCGTCCTCGCAGGGCGTCTCGCTCAACACGTTCATCTCGCAGGCCGTGCAGGGCGCGCTGCACGGTTCGCAGTCCTGGCACGCCGAGAAGCAGAGCGGCTCGCGGTCCGAGTCGCACCTGCACGGCTGGGTGAAGGGATAG
- the thyX gene encoding FAD-dependent thymidylate synthase, with translation MAETVSPKVQLIAKTEFFPPEDVPWSTDADGGEALAEFAGRACYQSWKKPNPKTATNAGYIDHIIEVGHLSVLEHGSVSFYISGVSRSLTHELIRHRHFSYSQLSQRYVPERDAAFVEPDVIANDPELHEKFLKAAQASVDAYNELLAGLEDKFADAPSATLRRKQARQAARSVLPNATETRIVVTGNYRAWRHFIAMRATEHADVEIRGLAVECLRQLQKAAPNVFADFTISTLPDGTEVASSPKVLEG, from the coding sequence GTGGCCGAGACCGTGTCGCCGAAGGTTCAGCTGATCGCGAAGACGGAGTTCTTCCCACCGGAGGACGTGCCGTGGTCGACCGACGCCGACGGCGGTGAGGCGCTCGCCGAGTTCGCCGGTCGCGCCTGCTACCAGTCGTGGAAGAAGCCGAACCCGAAGACGGCCACCAATGCCGGTTACATCGACCACATCATCGAGGTCGGTCACCTGTCGGTGCTGGAGCACGGCTCGGTGAGCTTCTACATCAGCGGCGTTTCGCGCTCGCTGACCCACGAGCTGATCCGGCACCGCCACTTCTCCTACTCGCAGCTGTCGCAGCGGTACGTGCCCGAACGCGACGCGGCGTTCGTCGAGCCGGACGTGATCGCGAACGACCCGGAGCTGCACGAGAAGTTCCTCAAGGCCGCGCAGGCGAGCGTCGACGCCTACAACGAGCTGCTGGCCGGGCTGGAGGACAAGTTCGCCGACGCGCCGAGCGCCACGCTGCGCCGCAAGCAGGCGCGCCAGGCCGCCCGGTCGGTGCTGCCCAACGCCACCGAGACCCGCATCGTGGTCACCGGCAACTACCGCGCCTGGCGGCACTTCATCGCCATGCGTGCCACCGAGCACGCCGACGTGGAGATCCGCGGCCTGGCCGTGGAATGCCTGCGGCAGCTGCAGAAGGCCGCGCCGAACGTGTTCGCCGACTTCACCATCTCCACCCTGCCCGACGGCACGGAGGTCGCCTCCAGCCCGAAGGTTCTCGAAGGGTGA